Proteins from a single region of Sphingopyxis sp. BSN-002:
- a CDS encoding NADP-dependent oxidoreductase, translating into MAKAWHLTSRPQGLPTADNFALRELPDGPLEADQLRVRNHWLSVDPYMRGRMNDAKSYAASFQIDQPMTGGAIGEVLESTMEGFAPGDMILHMGGWREGGIIGLDMMPNKLPAELLAGGMSPQTFLHNMGLTGGTAWIGLLRVAAAKPGDTVFVSAAAGAVGSAVVQIAKAREMTVIGSAGGAEKCAWVSDLGADAVIDYKAGAVLPQLAQALEGLGKSGVDVYFDNVGGEHLDAAFAVANDFARFAICGMIDVYNDGKPQEMKYIIRSIPARIRMEGFIYTDQFIECMEEFYADMGGLIASGAVTIRETVYDGIEATPEAFLGLFSGANIGKMLVRL; encoded by the coding sequence ATGGCCAAGGCATGGCATCTGACCAGCCGTCCGCAGGGACTGCCGACAGCGGACAATTTTGCACTTCGCGAACTGCCTGACGGTCCGCTCGAAGCCGATCAGCTTCGCGTCCGCAATCACTGGCTGTCGGTCGACCCCTATATGCGCGGGCGAATGAACGACGCGAAAAGCTATGCCGCCAGCTTCCAGATCGACCAGCCGATGACCGGCGGCGCGATCGGTGAAGTGCTCGAAAGCACGATGGAGGGGTTCGCCCCCGGCGACATGATCCTTCACATGGGCGGCTGGCGCGAGGGCGGAATCATCGGTCTCGACATGATGCCCAACAAGCTGCCCGCCGAGCTGCTGGCTGGCGGCATGTCGCCGCAGACCTTCCTTCACAATATGGGGCTGACCGGGGGCACCGCATGGATAGGACTGCTCCGCGTTGCGGCGGCAAAGCCCGGCGACACGGTTTTCGTTTCGGCGGCGGCGGGCGCGGTGGGCTCGGCCGTGGTGCAGATCGCCAAGGCGCGCGAGATGACGGTGATCGGCTCGGCGGGCGGCGCGGAGAAATGCGCATGGGTGTCGGATCTCGGCGCCGACGCGGTAATCGACTATAAAGCGGGGGCCGTCCTGCCCCAGCTTGCTCAGGCGCTTGAAGGGCTCGGGAAGTCCGGCGTCGACGTCTATTTCGACAATGTCGGCGGCGAGCACCTCGACGCCGCCTTCGCGGTCGCCAACGATTTCGCGCGCTTCGCGATCTGCGGGATGATCGACGTCTACAACGACGGCAAGCCGCAGGAGATGAAATATATCATCCGCTCGATCCCCGCGCGCATCCGCATGGAAGGCTTTATCTACACCGACCAGTTCATCGAGTGCATGGAGGAATTCTATGCCGACATGGGCGGGCTGATCGCCAGCGGGGCGGTGACGATCCGCGAAACCGTATATGACGGGATCGAAGCGACGCCCGAGGCCTTTCTCGGTCTTTTCTCGGGCGCGAATATCGGGAAAATGCTCGTCCGGCTCTGA
- a CDS encoding DEAD/DEAH box helicase translates to MKFADLGLSDELLRAVTESGYDEPTAIQAGAIPSVLMMRDMIGIAQTGTGKTASFVLPMIDILAHGRTRALMPRSLILEPTRELAAQVAENFEKYGKYHKLSMALLIGGVQMGDQVKALEKGVDVLIATPGRLMDLFERGKILLTGCNLLVIDEADRMLDMGFIPDIENICTKLPANRQTLLFSATMPPPIKKLADKFLSNPKTIEVARPASRNENIEQFVVKTSERGKRDTLRGLIEAEDIGTAIIFCNRKTTVRELAKSLQRHGYKAGEIHGDMDQSSRIAELDRFKAGTINILVASDVAARGLDVKGVSHVFNFDAPWHPDDYVHRIGRTGRAGAKGRAFTLVTPSDDEALDNIQKLTGYQIPVHDTGTAEARPDRQTDEREPRRGRSERGGRRPAKADKEPVRAEEKRTAPKEEKRVSPKKDERRKPAPASRQDDDGPDDGWNGPMPGFLSVGFGG, encoded by the coding sequence ATGAAATTTGCCGACCTCGGCCTTTCCGACGAACTTTTGCGTGCCGTGACCGAGTCCGGCTACGACGAGCCGACTGCGATCCAGGCGGGGGCGATCCCGTCCGTGCTGATGATGCGCGACATGATCGGCATCGCGCAGACGGGGACGGGCAAGACCGCGTCCTTCGTGTTGCCGATGATCGACATCCTGGCGCACGGCCGCACGCGTGCGCTGATGCCGCGCTCGCTGATCCTCGAGCCGACGCGCGAACTCGCAGCGCAGGTCGCGGAAAACTTCGAGAAATACGGGAAGTATCACAAGCTCTCGATGGCGTTGCTGATCGGTGGCGTGCAGATGGGGGATCAGGTCAAGGCGCTCGAAAAGGGCGTCGACGTGCTGATCGCGACCCCGGGCCGGCTGATGGACCTGTTCGAACGCGGCAAGATCCTGCTTACCGGCTGTAACCTGCTGGTGATCGACGAAGCCGACCGGATGCTCGACATGGGCTTCATCCCCGACATCGAGAATATCTGCACCAAGCTGCCCGCGAATCGGCAGACCCTGCTTTTCTCGGCGACGATGCCGCCGCCGATCAAGAAGCTGGCCGACAAGTTCCTGTCGAACCCGAAGACGATCGAGGTCGCGCGTCCGGCGAGCCGCAACGAGAATATCGAGCAGTTCGTCGTCAAGACGTCGGAGCGTGGCAAGCGCGATACGCTACGCGGGCTGATCGAGGCCGAGGACATCGGCACCGCGATCATCTTCTGCAACCGCAAGACGACGGTGCGCGAACTGGCGAAATCGCTGCAGCGGCACGGGTACAAGGCCGGAGAAATCCATGGTGACATGGATCAGTCGAGCCGCATTGCCGAGCTCGACCGGTTCAAGGCCGGCACGATCAACATTCTGGTGGCTTCGGACGTCGCCGCACGCGGGCTCGACGTGAAGGGCGTCAGCCACGTCTTCAACTTCGACGCCCCCTGGCATCCCGACGATTATGTCCACCGGATCGGTCGTACGGGCCGCGCGGGCGCGAAGGGGCGGGCGTTCACTCTCGTGACACCGTCGGACGACGAAGCACTCGACAATATCCAGAAACTGACCGGCTATCAGATTCCGGTACACGATACGGGCACGGCCGAGGCCAGGCCGGATCGGCAGACCGACGAGCGCGAACCCCGCCGCGGCCGCTCCGAGCGTGGCGGGCGCCGCCCTGCCAAGGCCGACAAGGAACCGGTGCGCGCCGAAGAGAAGCGCACGGCCCCGAAAGAAGAGAAGCGCGTGTCGCCGAAGAAGGACGAGCGTCGCAAACCGGCGCCCGCTTCGCGGCAGGACGACGATGGCCCCGACGACGGCTGGAACGGCCCGATGCCCGGCTTCCTGTCGGTGGGCTTCGGCGGCTGA
- a CDS encoding FAD-binding oxidoreductase: protein MTRAPSTALLQALNDLLGPKGYTADPDILNPWLTDWRGKYRGATVAMLSPATTAEVAAIVRLCAAEGVALVPQGGNSGMVGGATPDPSGNQLLLSLRRMDRIHEIDTAAGIAIAEAGVILENFHHAVLDHGLRFPLTLGGKGSATIGGLVSTNAGGTQVLRHGTMRALVAGIEAVLPDGSIYDGLAPLKKDNRGYDLRHLLCGAEGTLGIVTAACLRLVPAATARQTAWIGLDSPDAALALLRRLDAAIGGPLEGFEIIPHICIEAVLRHIPGTRNPLPDGHPWYALVELAGDEEEALAAALEVELGAALDAGLIRDVAIAKNDRESEDFWRIRDSISEAERAEGPALQHDISVPVDLMPRFIAANPGRLRASLPGVRALSFGHLGDGNVHHHVQPPVDTDGAAWLVEHGETASRIVYSHVIELGGSISAEHGIGQMKRDIFAELDSPARLAALRAIKAGLDPAGLFNPGKLIA, encoded by the coding sequence ATGACGCGGGCGCCCTCGACCGCATTGCTTCAGGCGCTGAACGACCTTTTGGGGCCGAAAGGCTATACCGCAGATCCCGATATCCTGAACCCGTGGCTGACCGACTGGCGCGGCAAATATCGCGGAGCCACCGTGGCAATGCTGTCGCCGGCCACAACTGCAGAGGTTGCGGCAATCGTCCGCCTCTGCGCTGCCGAAGGCGTCGCTCTCGTGCCGCAAGGGGGCAACAGCGGCATGGTCGGCGGGGCGACCCCCGACCCGAGCGGCAATCAACTGCTGCTCAGTCTGCGGCGAATGGACCGGATTCACGAGATCGACACGGCCGCCGGCATCGCGATCGCCGAAGCCGGCGTCATTCTCGAGAATTTCCATCATGCCGTTCTCGATCACGGGCTGCGCTTCCCCCTCACTCTCGGCGGCAAGGGATCGGCGACGATCGGCGGGCTGGTGTCGACAAACGCCGGCGGCACGCAGGTGCTGCGCCACGGTACGATGCGCGCCTTGGTCGCCGGGATCGAGGCCGTACTTCCCGACGGTAGCATCTACGACGGGCTCGCGCCTCTGAAAAAGGACAATCGCGGATACGATCTTCGCCACCTTCTCTGCGGAGCTGAAGGAACGCTCGGCATCGTCACAGCCGCCTGTCTCCGGCTCGTCCCCGCGGCCACGGCACGGCAGACGGCGTGGATCGGGCTCGATTCTCCGGACGCGGCGCTCGCGCTGCTGCGTCGCCTCGACGCTGCGATCGGCGGTCCGCTCGAGGGGTTCGAGATCATCCCGCACATCTGCATCGAGGCGGTGCTGCGGCACATTCCCGGCACGCGAAATCCGCTGCCGGACGGGCACCCATGGTATGCGCTCGTCGAACTTGCAGGCGACGAAGAGGAAGCCTTGGCGGCCGCCCTTGAGGTGGAGCTTGGCGCGGCGCTCGACGCCGGGCTCATCCGCGATGTCGCGATCGCCAAGAATGACCGCGAAAGCGAGGATTTCTGGCGGATTCGCGATTCCATTTCCGAAGCCGAACGCGCCGAGGGGCCGGCCCTGCAGCACGATATCAGCGTCCCTGTAGATCTGATGCCTCGCTTCATCGCCGCTAATCCGGGGCGTCTCCGGGCCTCGCTTCCCGGGGTGCGCGCGCTCTCGTTCGGCCATCTCGGTGACGGCAATGTCCATCATCACGTCCAGCCGCCGGTCGATACCGACGGTGCGGCATGGCTCGTCGAGCACGGGGAAACCGCCAGCCGGATCGTCTACTCCCATGTCATCGAACTGGGCGGTTCGATCTCTGCCGAGCATGGTATCGGCCAGATGAAGCGCGACATATTCGCCGAACTCGACAGTCCGGCGCGGCTCGCGGCGCTTCGCGCGATCAAGGCCGGGCTCGACCCCGCCGGTCTGTTCAATCCTGGCAAGCTGATCGCCTGA
- a CDS encoding SapC family protein, whose protein sequence is MATAPANNLPLFYKDLVPLSSVDHADFHARPLDSAAFLVDQHAVPLTSDEFVSACRFFPIVFSAGDNPVPLALMGLNEGVNTFVDTEGKLLNPVYVPAYIRRYPFLLARLNPDSEDLSLCFDPTSGAIGQFEEGDALFENGQPTQPVQAVLEFCKNFEEAGQRTGFFMEELKKADLLMDGEVAIQPEGSDKPYVYRGFQMVDENKLRELRGDVLRKMMQNGILGLIFAHLFSLQLMRDVFAEQVRAGKVPEILEVQTPAV, encoded by the coding sequence ATGGCCACTGCGCCCGCCAACAACCTGCCGCTTTTCTACAAGGATCTGGTTCCGCTTTCGAGCGTCGATCACGCCGATTTCCATGCTCGCCCGCTCGACAGCGCCGCATTCCTGGTCGACCAGCATGCCGTACCGCTGACCTCGGACGAGTTCGTCTCGGCGTGCCGTTTCTTCCCGATCGTGTTTTCGGCGGGCGACAACCCCGTCCCGCTCGCTCTGATGGGCCTCAACGAGGGTGTGAACACCTTCGTCGATACCGAAGGCAAGCTGCTCAATCCGGTCTATGTCCCGGCCTATATTCGCCGCTACCCCTTCCTCCTCGCGCGCCTCAATCCCGACAGCGAAGACCTGTCGCTCTGCTTCGATCCGACCTCGGGCGCGATCGGTCAGTTCGAGGAAGGCGACGCGCTGTTCGAGAACGGCCAGCCGACGCAGCCGGTCCAGGCCGTGCTCGAATTCTGCAAGAATTTCGAGGAAGCGGGACAGCGTACCGGTTTCTTCATGGAAGAACTCAAGAAGGCCGACCTGCTGATGGACGGCGAAGTCGCGATCCAGCCCGAAGGCAGCGACAAGCCCTATGTCTACCGCGGCTTCCAGATGGTTGACGAGAACAAGCTGCGCGAACTGCGCGGCGACGTCCTGCGCAAGATGATGCAGAACGGCATTCTCGGCCTGATCTTCGCGCACCTCTTCTCGCTGCAGCTGATGCGCGACGTGTTCGCCGAACAGGTTCGCGCAGGCAAGGTGCCGGAAATCCTCGAGGTTCAGACCCCCGCCGTCTGA
- a CDS encoding DUF1674 domain-containing protein — MAENRETRDMGGTPRATTRPAHVKAPAGWTNTPLPVPAPIHEDKAEEQPGGRNPVRYGDWELKGLAIDF, encoded by the coding sequence ATGGCTGAAAACAGAGAAACCCGGGATATGGGCGGTACGCCCCGCGCAACGACGCGTCCGGCGCACGTCAAGGCGCCAGCGGGCTGGACCAACACGCCGCTTCCCGTTCCCGCGCCGATCCATGAGGACAAGGCGGAGGAGCAGCCCGGAGGGCGCAACCCCGTGCGTTACGGCGATTGGGAGCTCAAGGGCCTTGCGATCGATTTCTGA
- a CDS encoding transcription antitermination factor NusB codes for MVDRRPRRGRGPAEADPPGTALRRAALRLIDAVLRRGDPLDIAAHAATQGLAPADRAFAIAIVSEALRWMGDLDALIDSATSQTLPEDVKSRAVLRLALAQLLVLKTPPHAVVATALPLVAGGPRRLVHAILSRAQQEEWALPDAANLPEAVAERWAAQWGDEIVAAAATAWSVPPPIDLSFADEPRDGWDDGTALAAHHIRLPRGQAVETMPGYQDGGWWVQDIAASLPARLLGAGHGKTVLDLCAAPGGKTMQLAAAGWEVVAVDSSARRLERLSDNLARTGLEAGVVQGDVRKWAPDAPADAILLDAPCSATGIFRRHPDVLHRIEPRQIGDMANLQAELLSRAAGWLKPGGTLVYATCSLERAEGEDRVVAFLKAHPGWSIAPVDAGELPDGIVPDGQGFVRTLPGMLADVGGLDGFFVARLCAPSG; via the coding sequence ATGGTTGACCGTCGCCCCCGTCGAGGTCGCGGCCCTGCCGAGGCCGATCCGCCCGGCACCGCGCTGCGGCGCGCTGCGCTGCGTCTGATCGATGCGGTGCTCCGCCGCGGCGACCCGCTCGACATTGCGGCGCACGCGGCGACGCAGGGACTGGCGCCTGCCGACCGTGCCTTCGCGATCGCCATCGTGTCGGAGGCGCTGCGCTGGATGGGCGACCTTGACGCGCTGATAGACAGCGCGACGTCCCAAACCTTGCCCGAGGATGTGAAGTCGCGTGCTGTGCTGCGCCTCGCCCTTGCCCAACTGCTCGTTCTGAAGACGCCGCCGCACGCCGTCGTCGCAACGGCGCTCCCACTCGTGGCGGGTGGTCCGCGCCGGCTAGTCCATGCCATCCTTTCGCGCGCGCAGCAGGAAGAATGGGCACTTCCCGACGCTGCCAACCTGCCCGAAGCCGTCGCCGAGCGATGGGCCGCGCAATGGGGCGACGAAATCGTCGCTGCGGCCGCGACCGCGTGGAGCGTACCGCCGCCGATCGACCTCAGCTTTGCAGACGAACCGCGGGATGGCTGGGATGACGGGACAGCATTGGCCGCACATCATATTCGCCTCCCGCGCGGCCAGGCTGTCGAAACCATGCCCGGATATCAGGACGGTGGCTGGTGGGTGCAGGACATCGCCGCCAGCCTCCCCGCCCGCCTGCTCGGCGCGGGGCACGGGAAGACGGTCCTCGACCTCTGCGCCGCTCCGGGCGGCAAGACGATGCAACTGGCGGCCGCAGGCTGGGAGGTCGTGGCGGTGGACTCAAGCGCGAGGCGCCTCGAGCGGCTGTCGGACAATCTGGCGCGGACCGGGCTCGAAGCCGGCGTCGTGCAGGGCGACGTCCGCAAATGGGCACCCGACGCCCCTGCCGACGCGATCCTTCTCGATGCGCCGTGCTCTGCAACCGGCATCTTCCGACGTCACCCCGACGTGCTGCACCGGATCGAGCCCCGGCAGATCGGGGACATGGCGAATTTGCAGGCCGAACTGCTCTCTCGCGCGGCCGGATGGCTGAAGCCGGGCGGGACGCTCGTCTACGCCACCTGCTCGCTCGAGCGGGCCGAGGGCGAGGATCGGGTCGTCGCCTTCCTGAAAGCGCATCCCGGCTGGAGCATCGCGCCCGTCGACGCGGGCGAACTCCCTGACGGCATCGTTCCAGACGGGCAAGGTTTTGTCCGCACGCTTCCCGGCATGCTGGCGGACGTCGGCGGCCTCGATGGCTTCTTCGTCGCGCGACTGTGCGCGCCTTCAGGCTGA
- a CDS encoding adenylate/guanylate cyclase domain-containing protein produces MTDAATVEAEVAHRLGQGDALSAFDCAAAARREGIESSRLRYLMVRALAASGDSLGAMHLYEQLDLAASGDVDSLALAGRIWKDEAFDQTGTERTAFLQRAAMAYDHAFQASGADFPAINAASLYAMLGEFDRAAALAGPIAANGAADNYWDQATLVEALLLLGRGDEALFHAHAANAQAGTRAGDRASTCRQIARLSASGAVDPGHAKTIMALLRPPPVGFYCGRMFRAGGEGEANAVRAIADTLDAQPLSALIGPLACGADILFAEAALDRGIDLTIVLPFAEDDFIAQSVQSGGDEWLPRYLRCRDRAAMVHFASTARYVSDDCQFILGSHTAMGLARLRARELETVALQLAVVDPDVAARSGAEIAGTNADIALWRDKGGETLTIPVGDLDRNLDFPPAPKPPEGTRRGLYAILFADFAGFSKLGEAELPIFAHEVMGGIGRILDGFGDAVLFRNTWGDAVYAVIDNPATAARIALAMQERLDVLPPGLGLEGQKAGMRTGIHFGPIYRGVDPVVGNELWYGTEVTRTARIEPVTLVGQVYCTQPLAAMLALENSRDFDCDYVGKVRLAKDYGELALYRLSRRSA; encoded by the coding sequence ATGACTGACGCCGCCACGGTCGAGGCGGAGGTCGCACATCGGCTGGGCCAAGGCGACGCGCTGAGCGCTTTCGACTGTGCGGCGGCGGCACGACGCGAGGGGATCGAAAGCTCACGGCTGCGCTATCTGATGGTACGCGCGCTGGCGGCATCGGGCGACAGCCTCGGCGCGATGCATCTTTACGAGCAGCTCGATCTGGCGGCATCGGGCGACGTCGACAGCCTCGCGCTGGCGGGACGTATCTGGAAGGATGAGGCATTCGACCAGACGGGGACGGAGCGCACCGCCTTTCTTCAACGTGCGGCCATGGCTTATGACCACGCCTTTCAGGCGTCGGGCGCGGATTTCCCAGCCATCAACGCCGCAAGCCTTTATGCGATGCTCGGGGAGTTCGACCGCGCAGCGGCGCTCGCCGGACCGATCGCGGCCAATGGCGCGGCGGACAATTATTGGGATCAGGCGACGCTGGTCGAGGCATTGCTTCTGCTCGGTCGCGGCGACGAAGCGCTGTTTCACGCACATGCCGCCAATGCACAAGCGGGGACGCGGGCCGGGGATCGCGCCTCGACCTGCCGCCAGATCGCACGCCTTTCGGCGAGCGGTGCCGTCGACCCCGGCCACGCGAAAACCATCATGGCCTTGCTTCGTCCGCCTCCGGTCGGCTTCTATTGCGGCCGCATGTTCCGTGCGGGAGGCGAAGGCGAGGCGAACGCCGTCCGCGCGATCGCCGACACGCTCGACGCGCAGCCGTTGTCGGCGCTGATCGGCCCGCTCGCATGCGGCGCCGACATATTGTTCGCGGAAGCCGCGCTCGATCGCGGCATCGACCTGACGATCGTCCTGCCTTTTGCCGAGGACGACTTTATCGCCCAATCGGTGCAGTCGGGCGGCGATGAATGGCTGCCTCGCTATCTTCGTTGCCGGGACCGGGCTGCGATGGTGCATTTCGCCAGCACCGCGCGCTACGTCAGCGACGACTGCCAGTTCATCCTCGGGTCGCATACCGCCATGGGTCTTGCTCGGCTACGCGCGCGCGAGCTCGAAACCGTTGCGCTTCAGCTTGCGGTCGTCGATCCCGATGTGGCGGCGCGTTCCGGCGCCGAAATTGCGGGGACCAATGCCGATATTGCGCTCTGGCGGGACAAGGGGGGGGAGACACTGACGATCCCGGTCGGCGACCTTGATCGCAATCTCGATTTCCCGCCCGCTCCGAAGCCGCCCGAAGGGACCCGGCGCGGCCTTTATGCCATTCTTTTCGCCGACTTTGCAGGTTTCTCGAAACTTGGCGAGGCCGAGCTGCCGATCTTCGCGCATGAAGTGATGGGCGGAATAGGCCGCATTCTCGACGGCTTCGGCGATGCGGTCCTGTTTCGCAATACGTGGGGCGACGCAGTCTATGCCGTGATCGACAATCCCGCCACGGCCGCCCGAATCGCACTCGCAATGCAGGAAAGGCTCGACGTGCTTCCCCCCGGTCTCGGCCTCGAAGGCCAAAAGGCGGGCATGCGGACCGGTATCCACTTCGGGCCTATCTATCGCGGCGTGGATCCGGTTGTCGGTAACGAACTCTGGTATGGAACCGAGGTCACGCGGACCGCGCGGATCGAACCGGTCACGCTGGTCGGGCAGGTCTATTGCACCCAGCCGCTCGCGGCGATGCTCGCACTTGAAAATTCCCGCGATTTCGATTGCGACTATGTCGGCAAGGTCCGCCTCGCCAAGGATTATGGAGAACTGGCGCTGTATCGGCTCTCGCGCCGTTCAGCCTGA